Proteins encoded in a region of the Balaenoptera musculus isolate JJ_BM4_2016_0621 chromosome 5, mBalMus1.pri.v3, whole genome shotgun sequence genome:
- the LOC118895221 gene encoding C-X-C motif chemokine 6-like — translation MRRTRRSHGALELQIPPLLPPSEALSLSLFATMRLLPSRAARIPGPSGSLRLLLALLLLTPPGPLASAGPIAAIVRELRCMCLTTTPGIHPKMVSNLQVIAPGPQCSKVEVVATLKNRKEVCLDPEAPLIKKVIQKMLDSGNKKN, via the exons ATGCGGAGGACCCGAAGAAGTCACGGTGCTCTAGAGCTTCAAATcccaccccttctccctccttctgaaGCCCTCTCGCTGAGTCTCTTCGCCACTATGAGACTCCTACCCAGCCGCGCCGCCCGCATCCCCGGCCCTTCGGGCTCTCTGCGCTTGCTGCTCGCGCTGCTGCTGCTGACGCCGCCAGGGCCCCTCGCCAGCG CTGGTCCTATCGCGGCCATAGTGAGAGAGCTGCGTTGCATGTGCTTAACCACCACACCGGGGATTCATCCCAAGATGGTCAGTAATCTTCAGGTGATCGCCCCAGGACCGCAGTGCTCCAAGGTGGAAGTAGT aGCCACcttgaagaacagaaaggaagtcTGTCTGGACCCAGAAGCTCCTCTGATCAAGAAGGTCATCCAGAAAATGTTGGACAG tggaaacaagaaaaattaa